A genomic region of Vespa crabro chromosome 19, iyVesCrab1.2, whole genome shotgun sequence contains the following coding sequences:
- the LOC124430878 gene encoding biorientation of chromosomes in cell division protein 1-like 1, with protein sequence MVPNKYGCSLFHRSTLVEKTLLALNRNRVIFISIIIIFRMELGLSSTLLAGDPRLVDHIVGEVKSQGIFDQFRKECIADVDTKPAYQNLRTRVEGSVNSFLDKQLWKPELNKNQVRETLRKHIHEAPYLDAGVERIVDQVVNPKVYSVFMPQIEDVVYKFLGIERPKTKEKSSSCGLKDLLPKDLDPVSPESDKNSLKDVSLESVDAIDDLDVKQDEKSEQSSDEQKLEMMEKYSERNKDPVSENGHASSEEKILDEGCVSFNKTVNNISLNISGKSDDKADEEEEDSPTFEPIDIMNLNESNISNDSHLSGISELTSHRSRSPDFSNEISQDNFDCSNQDSQLSKVSSDSRLSIVTDFGLSNHASTPIHDGIKEETSKDKCENKSTKDNFRALREFESFKNKNNKNIFESKKCKESTFDFKDAKDTTKSIKLNLPSKENSSDATDNSTKDKYDSKLYKDKHKDSENSKSKSTKEKVYSKDLKNKEKDNEKKKQSSHSSSKHDKHIKGKVKDKSNQIKDAVEKSKDIAESVKDNVSKIKEEKVKEVDKKETSTSKEAKDLKDLYKEKIRELREKKELTEKEKLNKDNVKSNKESRDKKDSIKDKKSYKKEHRSSTSKNHDEKGRHENKVNKVSDKMSDIKEKKSESKEKAKRDERGSKDCKDKSNVMKTESSGKSEKSDVKKISKNGKEEKTEAKKDIRISGDKICKKDVRTQVQSKTTDRNEKSVDIKKDSKSDAQAKDKKRRDDKKSKAKDDHSSLRKNSNDRRSTDRDGSNGSNSKSSQSSTSSSSATTSKSSSSGLNKETNHVSNSSSETSDSIGETQINKMKLQLQNENYDDINKDDVYLTDIESYCNQNNSNGDILQVEMQSSENNLPLKKRPLLNENDLSSLSEVKIKKPKFAKNIHEAKKLMKIRKQMEKQKQKDDKKVEKKVEQRAELITHSKPVNSMNDFETVPDEERVQIIEIPDEEYEEPYPDRQINLTLEERTMILLEGELRGTDLLQKQSNLASKLSDLELCIKQSLDEAICHTRLFQNNNRTQQDAIREHLTINETCKDDITPTNSKESSKTKNNVAVLEIVGTNSETFLKTQINSTDTVAENDNELTDKISRIDMNTNIEHGLMWCDRSDNVFEQTKSPIRDIAEYNELDEQLSGQANAQSSKNEFLPKVNDDHEDCRYFKLDNEESNKFSSFLHSLVMVEGNTLEDMIESLGGQVVSSGSKTMAPPMTKRKHSGSPLTDILFNNSNNNNNGHKTVTPNDNSLSNMKKRKMIPSKKQRLHANPCVSQSLLNGENFVMPLSPESDVSATSEKIPSSNIMKEEKSRHRSSQRYSSDDLYKPRPLFSSSSRRSRRSNQV encoded by the exons ATGGTTCCAAACAAATATGGCTGCTCACTATTTCACAGATCGACTTTAGTAGAAAAAACTCTTTTGGCTCTTAATCGTAATCGagtgatatttatttctattataataatatttagaatgGAGTTAGGATTATCTAGTACGTTGTTAGCCGGCGATCCACGTCTTGTAGATCATATCGTTGGTGAAGTCAAATCGCAGGGTATTTTTGATCAATTTCGTAAGGAATGCATAGCCGATGTTGACACAAag CCTGCGTATCAAAATCTACGTACAAGAGTGGAGGGATCTGTTAATTCATTTCTTGACAAGCAGTTATGGAAGCCAGaacttaataaaaatcaagtcAGAGAAACATTGCGTAAGCATATACACGAAGCACCATATTTAGATGCTGGAGTTGAACGTATAGTCGATCAAGTAGTAAATCCAAAGGTCTATTCAGTATTCATGCCTCAAATAGAAGATGTTGTATACAAATTCTTAGGCATTGAAAGACCcaaaactaaagaaaaatctaGTAGTTGTGGTCTTAAAGATCTATTGCCTAAAGATTTAGATCCAGTTTCACCAGAATCTGACAAAAACAGTTTGAAGGATGTGTCACTTGAATCTGTAGATGCGATAGATGATCTTGATGTCAAGCAAGACGAAAAATCTGAACAATCGTCTGATGAACAAAAGTTAGAAATGATGGAAAAGTattctgaaagaaataaagatccAGTTTCTGAGAATGGACATGCCTCctctgaagaaaaaatattggatGAAGGGTGTGTAAGTTTTAATAAGactgttaataatataagtttaaaTATATCTGGAAAATCAGATGACAAAgcagatgaagaagaagaagatagtcCAACTTTTGAGCCGATTgatattatgaatttaaatgAGTCAAATATATCTAACGATTCACATTTATCTGGTATATCCGAGTTGACGAGTCATAGATCTAGAAGTCCTGATTTCTCCAATGAGATATCGCAGGATAATTTTGATTGCAGCAATCAAGATTCACAACTTAGTAAAGTTTCGTCCGATTCAagattatcgatagtaactgACTTTGGATTGTCTAATCACGCTTCTACGCCGATACATGATGgtattaaagaagaaacttCCAAAGATAAGTGTGAAAATAAATCCACAAAAGATAATTTCAGAGCTCTTAGAGAATTTGAAtcttttaagaataaaaataataaaaacatttttgaatcaaaaaaatgtaaagaaagCACATTTGACTTTAAAGATGCAAAGGATACAACAAAAAGCATTAAACTTAATTTACCATCCAAGGAAAATTCTAGCGATGCAACAGACAATAGTACAAAGGACAAATATGAcagtaaattatataaagataagCATAAAGATAGTGAAAATTCGAAGTCTAAatctacaaaagaaaaagtatattccAAGGATCtaaaaaataaggagaaagacaatgaaaagaagaagcagagtAGTCATAGTAGTTCAAAACATGATAAACATATTAAGGGTAAGGTTAAAGATAAATCCAATCAAATAAAAGATGCTGTTGAAAAAAGCAAAGATATTGCAGAGAGCGTTAAAGATAATGtaagtaaaattaaagaagaaaaggtaaaagaggttgataaaaaagaaactagtACCAGTAAGGAAGCAAAAGATTTGAAAGatctttataaagaaaaaattagagaacttagagagaagaaagaattaacggaaaaagaaaaattaaataaggataatgtaAAGTCTAACAAAGAATCTAGGgataaaaaagattcaattaaagataaaaagtcttacaaaaaagaacataGAAGTTCTACTTCAAAAAATCATGATGAAAAAGGTCGTCATGAAAACAAAGTTAACAAGGTGTCTGACAAAATGTCagatattaaagagaaaaaatccgAATCTAAAGAGAAGGCAAAACGTGATGAGCGTGGCTCAAAAGATtgtaaagataaaagtaatgTTATGAAAACAGAATCTTCAGGTAAATCTGAAAAAAGTGATGTAAAAAAGATATCTAAGAAtggcaaagaagaaaagacagaagcaaaaaaagatattagaaTTAGCGGTGATAAGATTTGTAAGAAGGATGTACGTACTCAAGTGCAAAGTAAAACAACGGATCGTAATGAAAAGTctgtagatataaaaaaagattccaAAAGTGATGCACAAGctaaggataaaaagagaagagacgaTAAGAAATCAAAAGCAAAGGATGATCATTCTAGTTTACGGAAAAATTCTAACGACCGTCGTTCCACTGACAGGGATGGTTCAAATGGATCTAATAGCAAAAGTTCACAATCTAGTACTTCTAGCTCAAGTGCTACAACCAGTAAATCAAGTTCGTCTggtttaaataaagaaaccaATCATGTCAGTAATTCAAGCAGTGAGACGTCAGACAGTATAGGAGaaacacaaataaataaaatgaaattgcaATTACagaatgaaaattatgatgatataaataaagatgatGTATATTTGACCGATATCGAATCATACTGCAATCAAAACAATAGTAATGGAGATATTCTGCAAGTAGAAATGCAATCAAGTGAAAACAATTTGCCATTAAAAAAGAGACCATTActcaatgaaaatgatttatcttctttgagcgaagtgaagataaaaaaacctAAATTTGCGAAAAACATACATGAGGCCAAGAAGCTAATGAAAATTAGGAAACAAAtggagaaacaaaaacaaaaggatgataaaaaagttgaaaaaaaagtgGAGCAAAGGGCCGAGTTAATAACACATTCAAAGCCAGTAAACAGTATGAATGATTTCGAAACAGTTCCCGACGAAGAACGTGtacaaataatagaaataccaGATGAAGAATACGAAGAACCTTATCCTGATCGccaaataaatttaacattaGAGGAACgtacgatgatattattagaAGGAGAACTTCGTGGTACtgatttattacaaaaacaatCTAATTTAGCATCAAAATTATCTGATTTGGAATTATGTATAAAGCAATCCTTAGATGAAGCAATATGTCATACaagattatttcaaaataacaatagaacaCAACAAGATGCTATTAGAGAACATCTAACAATAAATGAAACTTGTAAAGATGATATAACTCCTACTAATAGTAAAGAAAgttcgaaaacaaaaaataatgttgCAGTACTGGAGATAGTAGGAACAAATTCTGAAACATTTCTTAAAACTCAAATTAACTCAACAGATACTGTCGctgaaaatgataatgaattgACAGATAAAATAAGTAGAATTGATATGAATACAAATATAGAACACGGTTTAATGTGGTGCGACAGAAGTGACAATGTCTTTGAACAAACAAAATCTCCTATTAGAGATATTGCAGAATATAATGAACTTGATGAACAACTGTCTGGACAAGCTAATGCACAGTCTTCCAAGAATGAATTTTTACCAAAAGTTAATGATGATCATGAAGATTGCAGATACTTCAAACTTGATAATGAAgaatctaataaattttctagtTTTTTACACTCATTAGTAATGGTGGAAGGTAATACTCTAGAAGATATGATAGAAAGTTTAGGTGGTCAAGTAGTGTCGTCAGGTTCTAAAACTATGGCACCACcaatgacaaaaagaaaacattcagGAAGTCCTTTAACAGACATACTGTTCAATAactcaaataataataataatggtcatAAAACAGTTACGCcaaatgataattctttaagcaatatgaaaaaaagaaaaatgattccTTCAAAGAAGCAAAGACTTCATGCAAATCCTTGTGTTTCACAAAGTCTCCTAAATGGAGAAAATTTCGTAATGCCTTTAAGTCCGGAAAGTGATGTGTCAGCAACTAGTGAAAAAATTCCATCATctaatataatgaaagaagaaaaaag TCGGCATAGAAGCAGTCAACGATATTCAAGCGATGACTTGTATAAACCACGTCCATTGTTTTCAAGTTCTTCTCGTCGAAGTAGAAGATCTAATCAAGTGTAG